The sequence GCCCCGCGCGGTGGCACAGCACCAGGGCGTCGGCCGAGGAGCCGTGCAGCAGGCCGAGCGTCACGCCCGAGTAGGCCGGGTGGTGGATCGAGCCCTGACCCTCCAGCCAGAGCAGGTCGCCGCGGGCCGCCCCCTCGCGCACCAGCCGGTCGGCGGCGCCGGCGACGAAGTCGGAGATCACGTGGTCGACGGCCATGCCCCAGCCCGAGATCGCCACCCCGGTCTGGCCGGTGGCCACGAAGACCGAGGCCAGGCCGCGCTCCCGGGCGGCCCGGTCCAGCTCGAGCACGACGCTCATCTTCCCGATGGCGCAGTCGGAGCCGACGGTGTGCACCACCCGGGCCCCGACCGGCTCGGCGAGCGGAACGCCGAGATCGGCCGGTACCGCCCGCAGGTCCCGGATGCCGACACCCGCTGCCCGCGCGGCGGCCGCCAGCTCCGGATCGGCCCGCAGATCGGTGTGCAGCCCGGCCTCGACGTGCAGGCTCAGCTGCAGTGCGCCGAGCAGCGCCCGCCGCCACGCGTCGGTCAGTCGGCCGCCCAGCGGTGCCACGCCGAGGAGCACCGTCGTCGCACCGAGCTGCCGGGCGGCCGCGACGTCGGCGACCACGGGGGCGGGGGAGGCGCAGAAGGGGACGACGTCCACGGCCCGGCGGCCGGCGTGCACGTCGTCGATCACGCAGACCACCTCGCGGGTGCCGTACCGGAGCACCCGCGGCGGCGGCGGCCAGCATCCGCTGCGCCTCGCGGATGCCGCCGCACTTGGCCAGCTTGACCACGATCCCGTCGGCGTAGCCGGCGATGCCGGCCACCGAGGCGAGGTCCTTGCACCCCTCGTCGACGAAGACCGGCAGCCGGTCGGGCAGTTCGCGGTACCGGGCGAAGGAGTCGAGGTCGGCCGCGGGGAACGGCTGCTCGACCATCTCCACGCCGAGCTCCCGCAGCCGCGGGGTGAGGTCGCGGGCCTGGTCGGACGTCCAGCCCTCGTTGCCGTCGATCCGCAGCCGGGCGTCGGTGACCGACCGGATCGCCTCCAGCCGCTCGAGGTCGTCGGGGCCGCCCACCTTCACCTTGTAGACGGCGAACCCGGGCGCGCGCCGCACGCGGGCGACGGTCTCCTCCACCGTGGCGATGCCGATGGTGAAGCTGGTCGGCGGGAGCACCCCGTCCAGGCCCAGCAGCCGCCAGACCGGTCGGCCGTAGCGGCGGCCGACCCAGTCGTGCGCGGCGCCGTCGAGCGCCATCTTCGCGCCCTGCGGCCCGTCCCAGGCGCGCAACCGACGGGCGATGCCCTCCAGGTCGCGCAGGTCGTCGCCGAGCAGGGCGGCCCCGTCCGCGGCGACGGCGTCGGCCATCCCCGCCACCGACTCGCCCCAGTAGCCCACCGGGGCGCCCTCGCCGTGCCCGCGCACGCCCCCGTCGTCGACCCTGACCAGGAGGACCTCCTCGGTGTCCACCGACGAGCGGGCGATGGTGAACGTGTTCCGCAGGCGCAGCGTCCGGGGACGGCAGGTGAGTTCCACGGGGGCAGTCTGGCGGGCCGAGGCAGGTCTCAAACAGGCAACGATCCCGGTCAGGGCGCTGTTCGGGTTGTCGGCCGGCGGGGACGGGGTCAAGGTCGGAGCTGCACCACCTGCCCAGACCCCGGAGGTTCCCGTGCGCACCACCCGTCTCCTGTCCCTCGGCGCCGTCGGCGCAGTGGCCCTGACCGCGTGCAGCGGGGGTGGGGAGAGCGTCGACACCGGGGGCGGTGGTGGCGGCGGGGACAACGTGCTCGTGGCCGCGGTGAGCGCGCAGCCCGACCAGTTCGACCCGCACGTCACGAGCGCCTACCCGAGCTTCCAGGTGCTGGAGAACGTCTACGACACCCTCGTCGTCCCGAACCCCGAGGACCTGACGATGGAGCCGAGCCTGGCGACCGACTGGGAGGTCAGCGAGGACGGCCTGACCTGGACGTTCAACCTCCGCGAGGGCGTCACCTTCCACGACGGCAGCGAGTTCGACGCCGCCGACGTCGTCTACTCCTACAACCGGATCATCGACGAGGAGCTGAACAACGCCTACCGGTTCGCCACCGTCGAGAGCGTCGAGGCCGTCGACCCGCAGACCGTCGAGATCACCGTCAGCCAGCCCACGCCCAACCTCCCGGCGCTGATCGGCGCCTTCAAGGGCATGTCGATCCTGCCCGAGGGCGCGGCCGAGGAGTTCGACCTCACCACCGAGGCGGTGGGCACCGGCCCGTTCACGCTGGAGAGCACGGACGCCAGCACCACGGAGCTCGCCGCCTACGAGGACTACTGGGGTGGCGCGCCGAGCATCGACGGCGTCGAGTTCCGCTACATCACCGAGCCGGCCGCGGCGCTGACGGCGCTGCAGAACGGCGAGGTGCAGTGGACCGACAACATCCCGCCGCAGCAGATCGAGTCGCTCGAGGGTGACGACGCCGTGGAGCTGGCCACCACGCCGAGCGTCGACTACTGGTACATGAGCATGAACTACGCCCGGGAGCCCTTCGGCAACCCGCAGGTGCGGCAGGCGATCGCGACCGCCGTCGACCGCGGCGCGGTCACCGAGGCGGCCCGCTTCGGAGCGGCGCAGCCGAACCAGACCGCCATCCCCGAGGACAGCTTCTACCACTACGACTACGCGCCGTTCGAGCCCAGCGTCGAGGAGGCGCAGGCGCTCATGCAGGAGGCCGGCGTCCAGACGCCGATCACGATGGGCCTGATGGTCACCGACGAGTTCCCCGAGACCGTCACCGCCGCACAGGTGATCGCCAGCCAGCTCGAGCCGATCGGGATCGACGTCGACGTCCAGACCGTGGACTTCGCCACGTGGCTCGACCGGCAGGCGCAGGGCGACTTCGACGCCTTCATGCTCGGCTGGCTGGGCAACATCGACCCGTTCGACTTCTACCACGCCCAGCACATCACCGACGGGGGCAGCAACTACCAGGGTTACAGCAACCCGGAGGTCGACCGGTTGCTGAACGCGGCCGCGACGGAGACCGACCAGGCCACCCGCAAGGACCTCTACGACCAGGCCGCGAAGCTCATCGTCGACGACGTCTCCTACCTGTACCTCTACAACCCCGACGTCGTGCAGGCGTGGGCACCGGGGCTCAGCGGGTACCAGATCCGCGCCGACAAGGCGATCAACTTCGAGAACGTGGAGCTGCCCTGACCGGTTACCTGGTCCGGCGGATCGGCCAGTCCGCGGTCGTCCTCGCCGGGGTGAGCGTCATCGTGTTCGGCCTGGTGCACCTCGTACCGGGCGATCCGGTGCGCCTCGCGCTGGGCACGCGGTTCTCCCAGGAGAGCTACGACGCACTGCGCGAGCGTTCGGGGCTGGACCAGCCGCTGATCGAGCAGTTCTTCACCTGGTTCGGCCGGGCGCTGACCGGCGACCTGGGCGTGAGCTTCCGCAGCGGCGAGACGGTGACCTCGCAGATCGCCGAGCGGCTGCCGGCCACGCTGACGCTGGCGTTCGCCTCGATCCTGGTCGCGCTGCTCATCGCGGTCCCGCTCGGCACGATCTCGGCGCTGCGGCCGCGGTCGATCATCGACCGCGTCGCCACGGTGGTCAGCCAGTTCGGCATCTCGGTGCCCGACTTCTGGATGGGCATCGTGCTCATCCTGATCTTCGCCGGGACGCTGGGCTGGCTGCCGTCGGGTGGCTACGTGCCGCTGACCGAGGACCCGGGCGCCTGGCTCCAGCGCCTGCTCATGCCCGCGCTGGTGACCGGGGTGGTCTCCGGCTCGGTCATCACCCGGTTCGTGCGGTCCAGCATGCTCGAGGCGCTGGGCTCGGACCACGTGCGGACGGCGCAGGCCAAGGGGCTGCCCACCCGGCAGGTGTTCACCTGGCACGTGCTGCGCAACGCCTTGCTGCCGCTGGTCACGGTGACCGGCGTGCAGCTGGCCTACCTGCTCTCCGGGGTCGTGGTCGTGGAGATCGTCTTCTCCTGGCCGGGGCTGGGGCAGCTCGCGCTGCAGGCGGTGCAGGCCCGCGACTACCCGGTGCTGCAGGGCGCGATCCTGCTGTTCGCCGTCGTCTTCCTGGTGATCAACCTCGTCGTCGACCTGCTCTACACCGCCATCGACCCGCGGATCCGCCGATGAGCATCCAGCCGACACCGGGCCCGCCGCCCTACCAGGAGCCGGGGGGCGAGCGCCGCCCGGAGACCCCCGAGGAGCCCCCGGGTGGATCGCCGCAGCGGGAGTCCCGGTCGGGGCCGGCGACGCTGCGGCCGGCCCGCCCGCGCTGGCGGGAGACGCTCAGCCTGCTGGCGCACAACCCGACGGCGGCCATCGCGTCGGTGGTGCTGCTGCTGATCGTGGTGGTGGCGATCTTCGACGACGCCATCGCGCCCGCCGGGGCCAACGACATCGAGGTGGCCGACCGGCTGCAGTCCCCCAGCTGGGAGCACCCGTTCGGCACCGACGACCTCGGCCGGGACATCCTCAGCCGGGTCATCCTCGGCGCCTCGGTGTCGCTGAGGGTCGGCTTCCTGGCGGTCGGCTTCGCGCTGGTCGTCGGCACGATGATCGGCCTGCTCGCCGGCTACTACGGCAGGTGGGTCGACGACGTCCTCATGCGGGTCATGGACATGCTGTTCGCGTTCCCGGCGGTGCTGCTGGCGATCGCCGTCCTCGCCGTCCGGGGGCCCGGATCGGGCAACACCGCGCTGGCGATCGGCATCGTCTACACGCCGATCTTCGCCCGCGTCACCCGCGCCAGCGTGCTCGGCGTGCGCGAGGAGGTCTACGTGCGGGCGTCCCGGTCCGTGGGCGCCTCGGACTGGCGGATCCTGACCCGGCACATCCTCCCGAACGCCGCGCCGCCGATCATCGTGCAGACCTCGATCAGCCTGGCCTTCGCCGTGCTCGCCGAGGCGGCGCTGTCGTTCCTCGGCCTGGGCACCCAGCCGCCGAACCCGTCGTGGGGGCTGATGCTGGCCGAGGGGCGCGGGTACATCGAGCTGGCCTGGTGGCTGGCGTTCTTCCCGGGGATGGCGATCTTCCTGACCGTGCTCTGCTTCAACCTGCTCGGTGACGGGCTCCGTGACGCGCTCGACCCGAGGCAGCGCACGCTGATGGCCGGGGGTGGCAAGTGAGCGGCGGCCGGCCGGCCGGCGAGCCGGTGCTGGAGGTATCGGACCTGCGGGTGCGGCTGCGCACCCCGCGCGGCCCGGCCGACGTCGTCAACGGGCTGAGCTACACCGTCGGGGCGGGGGAGACCGTCGCCGTCGTCGGGGAGTCCGGCAGCGGCAAGAGCGTCTCGGTGCTGGCCCTCCTCGGCCTGCTGCCCGCGCGGGTGGCGACGGTGACCGGCCGGGCGCTGCTGCAGGGCGAGGACCTGCTGACCATGTCGCCGGACCGGCTGCGCCAGGTGCGCGGCCCCGGCGCCGGCATGGTGTTCCAGGACCCGATGACGTCGCTGAACCCGGTGCTCACCATCGGCCGTCAGCTGGTCGAGGGCATCCGGGCGCACGGCGACGTCTCCAGGTCCGACGCCCGGGCCCGGGCCGCGGAGCTGCTCCGCGAGGTGGGGCTGCCCGACCCCGAGCGGGCGCTGGAC is a genomic window of Blastococcus sp. HT6-30 containing:
- a CDS encoding DUF1611 domain-containing protein; this encodes MIDDVHAGRRAVDVVPFCASPAPVVADVAAARQLGATTVLLGVAPLGGRLTDAWRRALLGALQLSLHVEAGLHTDLRADPELAAAARAAGVGIRDLRAVPADLGVPLAEPVGARVVHTVGSDCAIGKMSVVLELDRAARERGLASVFVATGQTGVAISGWGMAVDHVISDFVAGAADRLVREGAARGDLLWLEGQGSIHHPAYSGVTLGLLHGSSADALVLCHRAGRTAIADYPAAPLPPLAEIVRGYEQAAGWVRPARVVAVALNTAGLDDAAARAAVEDAAAETGLVTDDVVRFGSGRVLDTVLAALDRG
- a CDS encoding ABC transporter substrate-binding protein; the encoded protein is MRTTRLLSLGAVGAVALTACSGGGESVDTGGGGGGGDNVLVAAVSAQPDQFDPHVTSAYPSFQVLENVYDTLVVPNPEDLTMEPSLATDWEVSEDGLTWTFNLREGVTFHDGSEFDAADVVYSYNRIIDEELNNAYRFATVESVEAVDPQTVEITVSQPTPNLPALIGAFKGMSILPEGAAEEFDLTTEAVGTGPFTLESTDASTTELAAYEDYWGGAPSIDGVEFRYITEPAAALTALQNGEVQWTDNIPPQQIESLEGDDAVELATTPSVDYWYMSMNYAREPFGNPQVRQAIATAVDRGAVTEAARFGAAQPNQTAIPEDSFYHYDYAPFEPSVEEAQALMQEAGVQTPITMGLMVTDEFPETVTAAQVIASQLEPIGIDVDVQTVDFATWLDRQAQGDFDAFMLGWLGNIDPFDFYHAQHITDGGSNYQGYSNPEVDRLLNAAATETDQATRKDLYDQAAKLIVDDVSYLYLYNPDVVQAWAPGLSGYQIRADKAINFENVELP
- a CDS encoding ABC transporter permease, yielding MVRRIGQSAVVLAGVSVIVFGLVHLVPGDPVRLALGTRFSQESYDALRERSGLDQPLIEQFFTWFGRALTGDLGVSFRSGETVTSQIAERLPATLTLAFASILVALLIAVPLGTISALRPRSIIDRVATVVSQFGISVPDFWMGIVLILIFAGTLGWLPSGGYVPLTEDPGAWLQRLLMPALVTGVVSGSVITRFVRSSMLEALGSDHVRTAQAKGLPTRQVFTWHVLRNALLPLVTVTGVQLAYLLSGVVVVEIVFSWPGLGQLALQAVQARDYPVLQGAILLFAVVFLVINLVVDLLYTAIDPRIRR
- a CDS encoding ABC transporter permease, producing the protein MSIQPTPGPPPYQEPGGERRPETPEEPPGGSPQRESRSGPATLRPARPRWRETLSLLAHNPTAAIASVVLLLIVVVAIFDDAIAPAGANDIEVADRLQSPSWEHPFGTDDLGRDILSRVILGASVSLRVGFLAVGFALVVGTMIGLLAGYYGRWVDDVLMRVMDMLFAFPAVLLAIAVLAVRGPGSGNTALAIGIVYTPIFARVTRASVLGVREEVYVRASRSVGASDWRILTRHILPNAAPPIIVQTSISLAFAVLAEAALSFLGLGTQPPNPSWGLMLAEGRGYIELAWWLAFFPGMAIFLTVLCFNLLGDGLRDALDPRQRTLMAGGGK